A region of Rhodamnia argentea isolate NSW1041297 chromosome 9, ASM2092103v1, whole genome shotgun sequence DNA encodes the following proteins:
- the LOC115752975 gene encoding senescence-specific cysteine protease SAG39-like, translating to MVIYYFCSRVLSSGVRWAKWSLHHRYILLNQDIHRPHTINFMDFPGKSPLILLLVFFILELWASRAECRSLHRESILLARHERWMAQHGRTYKDAKEKDRRFAIFKSNVEHVESFNSALGKDYKLKINEFADLTNEEFRAFRNGFRRTKAKMGSTKDDTSFRYENFTDVPSFMDWREKGAVTPVKSQGHCSSCWAFSAVAAVEGLIKITTGKLISLSEQELVDCDVGGNNHGCEYGLMDNAFEFIQQNNGLATEAEYPYNGSRGACRAVTSLDHTVKIGGYEDVPMNDEGALLKAVANQPVSVAVDSDGDFQFYSSGVFTGGCGTDFDHAVTIVGYGTSANGIKYWLVKNSWGTGWGEEGYVRIQREVDTKEGLCGIAVLASYPVA from the exons ATGGTAATATACTACTTTTGTTCGCGAGTTTTATCATCTGGTGTCAGATGGGCAAAGTGGTCCCTCCACCATCGATATATCTTGCTTAATCAAG ATATACATCGTCCCCACACAATCAACTTCATGGATTTCCCAGGGAAATCCCCACTGATTCTCTTGCTCGTCTTTTTCATTTTAGAGCTTTGGGCTTCGCGAGCCGAGTGCAGATCTCTCCATCGAGAGTCCATTTTGCTGGCGAGGCACGAGCGGTGGATGGCTCAACATGGACGCACTTACAAGGACGCTAAGGAAAAAGACAGGCGCTTTGCGATATTCAAGAGCAATGTGGAGCATGTCGAGTCCTTCAACAGTGCGTTGGGCAAAGAttacaaattgaaaatcaatgAGTTTGCAGATTTGACCAACGAAGAGTTCAGAGCTTTCCGTAATGGCTTTAGACGGACAAAGGCCAAAATGGGGTCTACCAAAGATGACACTTCTTTTAGGTATGAGAATTTTACCGATGTGCCATCTTTCATGGATTGGAGAGAGAAGGGAGCGGTCACCCCGGTCAAATCCCAAGGCCATTGTT CTAGTTGTTGGGCATTTTCAGCTGTTGCCGCTGTGGAGGGGCTTATTAAGATCACGACAGGGAAATTAATTTCGCTGTCGGAGCAAGAACTTGTGGATTGCGACGTGGGCGGAAATAACCATGGGTGCGAGTATGGTTTGATGGACAATGCCTTTGAGTTCATCCAACAAAACAACGGGCTTGCAACGGAAGCCGAATATCCCTATAACGGTTCAAGAGGCGCGTGTAGAGCCGTGACTTCCCTTGACCATACAGTCAAGATCGGCGGCTATGAGGACGTGCCCATGAATGATGAGGGTGCCCTTCTGAAAGCGGTGGCGAACCAACCAGTGTCGGTCGCGGTCGATTCCGATGGAGACTTCCAGTTCTACTCGAGTGGTGTGTTCACTGGCGGATGCGGGACTGACTTTGATCATGCCGTGACGATTGTGGGGTATGGGACGAGCGCCAAtgggataaagtattggttggTGAAGAACTCGTGGGGCACGGGATGGGGCGAGGAAGGGTACGTGAGGATTCAGAGAGAGGTCGACACTAAGGAAGGACTTTGCGGGATCGCCGTACTTGCTTCCTATCCCGTTGCATGA